From one Neofelis nebulosa isolate mNeoNeb1 chromosome 4, mNeoNeb1.pri, whole genome shotgun sequence genomic stretch:
- the LOC131508745 gene encoding LOW QUALITY PROTEIN: GTPase IMAP family member 4-like (The sequence of the model RefSeq protein was modified relative to this genomic sequence to represent the inferred CDS: inserted 1 base in 1 codon; substituted 1 base at 1 genomic stop codon), producing the protein MINFEKSCKSTTTDYPNCIQLYQNAAGFHCRAGYGTWTLHLSLVCCEVLTTLCHQKTKTEGDAAGNGCGEDKKEVWLCTGLRNQDGRDSHLRLVLVGKTGAGKSATGNSILGEKVFHFSIAATSATKTCKRGSSRWQGREIVVVDMPGIFDTEAQDADTCKEIAHCIFLTSPGPHALLLVIPLGWYTQEEXKATEKILQMFGLRARRYMILLFTRKDDLDGINFHDYLEEAPKDIWEPVGKFGDRYCVFNNQATRAEQEAQRNQLLTLVQRILVKNEGRWYINKMYXKADNEIQKPMQEMQEFYAAELERVQIRKEFEYKIRKLEDKLEQQKQMEQMERELAEKEALYAVRLQKHRDENQYKIVDLIMKALQMVFPIFSHLFMED; encoded by the exons atgattaactTTGAAAAATCATGTAAATCTACCACAACTGATTATCCTAATTGCATCCAATTGTACCAAAATGCTGCAGGCTTCCACTGCAGGGCTGGGTACGGGACATGGACCTTGCACCTCAGCCTTGTGTGCTGTGAGGTGCTCACAACCCTATGTCAccagaagacaaaaacagaaggagATGCAGCAGGAAATGGTTGTGGTGAAGACAAGAAAGAAGTGTGGCTGTGCACCG GGCTTAGAAACCAAGATGGCAGAGATTCACACCTGAGACTTGTCTTAGTGGGTAAGACAGGAGCAGGGAAAAGTGCCACAGGCAACAGCATCCTCGGAGAGAAAGTGTTTCATTTCAGCATTGCGGCAACATCTGCCACCAAGACCTGTAAGAGGGGGAGCAGCAGGTGGCAGGGAAGAGAAATTGTGGTCGTGGATATGCCTGGCATTTTCGACACTGAGGCACAGGATGCTGACACCTGCAAGGAGATTGCTCACTGCATCTTCCTGACCTCCCCAGGGCCCCATGCTCTACTCCTGGTGATCCCGCTGGGCTGGTACACGCAGGAAGAGTGAAAGGCCACGGAGAAGATCCTGCAAATGTTTGGGCTCAGAGCTAGGAGATACATGATTCTCTTATTCACCCGGAAAGATGACTTGGATGGCATCAATTTCCATGATTACTTAGAGGAAGCACCCAAAGATATCTGGGAGCCGGTGGGCAAGTTTGGTGATCGCTACTGTGTGTTCAACAATCAGGCAACAAGAGCTGAGCAGGAAGCCCAGAGAAATCAGCTGCTCACCCTGGTCCAGCGCATTCTAGTCAAGAATGAAGGAAGATGGTACATTAATAAGATGT AAAAGGCTGACAATGAGATTCAGAAACCAATGCAAGAAATGCAAGAATTTTATGCAGCAGAGCTAGAGAGAGTGCAGATAAGAAAGGAATTTGAATACAAAATCAGAAAGCTGGAGGATAAACTGGAGCAGCAGAAACAAATGGAACAAATGGAGAGGGAATTGGCTGAGAAAGAGGCATTATATGCTGTAAGGCTGCAAAAACACAGAGATGAGAATCAGTATAAGATAGTTGACTTGATCATGAAAGCTCTGCAGATGGTTTTTCCTATCTTCTCTCACCTGTTTATGGAAGATTAA